A genomic stretch from Alosa sapidissima isolate fAloSap1 chromosome 3, fAloSap1.pri, whole genome shotgun sequence includes:
- the becn1 gene encoding beclin-1 isoform X2: MEGSKSSGSTTQVSFVCQRCSQPLKLDTSFNVLDKVTIHELIAPLVTVTPSKQADSSEGDSAPEETFVESKQDGVSRKYIPPARMMSTESANSFTLIGEASDGGTMENLSRRLKVTSDLFDIMSGQTDVDHPLCEECTDTLLDHLDTQLNITENECQNYKSCLELLSHLEEEEESSLLAELHALSAEEEVLIQELETIELQREAVAKDLSQGRAHSQQLDTEELQYQKEYCEFKRQQLELDDELKSVDNQMRYCQIQLDRLKKTNVFNATFHIWHSGQFGTINNFRLGRLPSVPVEWNEINAAWGQTVLLLHALANKMGLRFQRYRLVPYGNHSYLESLTDKSKELPLYCSGGLRFFWDNKFDHAMVAFLDCVQQFKEEVERGDTGFCLPYRMDVEKGKIEDTGGSGGSYSIKTQFNSEEQWTKALKFMLTNLKWGLAWVSSQFYNR; this comes from the exons CGCCATTGGTTACAGTCACGCCGAGCAAACAGGCCGACAGCAGTGAAGGGGACAGTGCACCCGAG GAGACATTTGTGGAAAGCAAGCAAGATGGAGTCTCAAGAAAGTACATCCCCCCAGCCAG GATGATGTCGACGGAGAGTGCCAACAGCTTTACATTGATTGGCGAGGCATCAGACGGGGGCACCATGGAGAACCTAAGTCGGAGGTTAAAG GTAACGAGTGACCTTTTTGACATCATGTCGGGACAGACGGATGTGGACCACCCGCTGTGTGAGGAGTGCACCGATACACTGCTTGACCATCTGGACACGCAGCTCAACATCACTGAGAACGAGTGCCAGAACTATAA GAGCTGTCTGGAGCTGCTCTCGcatctggaggaggaggaggagtcgtCCCTGCTGGCGGAGCTGCACGCGCTCAGTGCGGAGGAGGAGGTGCTCATCCAGGAGCTGGAGACCATCGAGCTGCAGCGGGAGGCCGTGGCCAAGGACCTCAGCCAGGGACGCGCACACTCCCAGCAGCTGGACACCGAGGAGCTACA gtaCCAGAAAGAGTACTGTGAGTTCAAGCGGCAACAGCTTGAGCTGGACGATGAGCTGAAGAGTGTTGATAACCAGATGCGTTACTGCCAGATCCAGCTGGACCGCCTGAAGAAGACCAACGTCTTTAACGCCACCTTCCACATCTG gcATAGTGGGCAATTTGGGACCATAAATAACTTCCGTTTGGGCCGTCTGCCGAGTGTTCCGGTCGAGTGGAATGAGATCAATGCTGCCTGGGGTCAAACTGTCCTGCTGCTCCACGCCCTGGCCAACAAGATGGGGCTACGCTTCCagag GTACCGCCTGGTGCCATACGGAAACCACTCCTACCTGGAGTCCCTCACGGACAAGTCTAAG GAGCTGCCGCTGTATTGCTCTGGGGGCCTGCGCTTCTTCTGGGATAATAAGTTTGACCACGCCATGGTGGCCTTCCTGGACTGTGTGCAGCAGTttaaagaggaggtggagagaggggacACCGGCTTCTGCTTACCATACAG gaTGGACGTGGAGAAGGGGAAGATCGAGGACACGGGCGGGAGTGGCGGTTCCTACTCCATTAAGACCCAGTTCAACTCGGAGGAGCAGTGGACCAAAGCACTCAAGTTCATGCTCACCAACCTCAAGTGGGGGCTCGCCTGGGTGTCCTCTCAGTTCTACAACCGCTAG
- the becn1 gene encoding beclin-1 isoform X1 gives MEGSKSSGSTTQVSFVCQRCSQPLKLDTSFNVLDKVTIHELIAPLVTVTPSKQADSSEGDSAPEQETFVESKQDGVSRKYIPPARMMSTESANSFTLIGEASDGGTMENLSRRLKVTSDLFDIMSGQTDVDHPLCEECTDTLLDHLDTQLNITENECQNYKSCLELLSHLEEEEESSLLAELHALSAEEEVLIQELETIELQREAVAKDLSQGRAHSQQLDTEELQYQKEYCEFKRQQLELDDELKSVDNQMRYCQIQLDRLKKTNVFNATFHIWHSGQFGTINNFRLGRLPSVPVEWNEINAAWGQTVLLLHALANKMGLRFQRYRLVPYGNHSYLESLTDKSKELPLYCSGGLRFFWDNKFDHAMVAFLDCVQQFKEEVERGDTGFCLPYRMDVEKGKIEDTGGSGGSYSIKTQFNSEEQWTKALKFMLTNLKWGLAWVSSQFYNR, from the exons CGCCATTGGTTACAGTCACGCCGAGCAAACAGGCCGACAGCAGTGAAGGGGACAGTGCACCCGAG CAGGAGACATTTGTGGAAAGCAAGCAAGATGGAGTCTCAAGAAAGTACATCCCCCCAGCCAG GATGATGTCGACGGAGAGTGCCAACAGCTTTACATTGATTGGCGAGGCATCAGACGGGGGCACCATGGAGAACCTAAGTCGGAGGTTAAAG GTAACGAGTGACCTTTTTGACATCATGTCGGGACAGACGGATGTGGACCACCCGCTGTGTGAGGAGTGCACCGATACACTGCTTGACCATCTGGACACGCAGCTCAACATCACTGAGAACGAGTGCCAGAACTATAA GAGCTGTCTGGAGCTGCTCTCGcatctggaggaggaggaggagtcgtCCCTGCTGGCGGAGCTGCACGCGCTCAGTGCGGAGGAGGAGGTGCTCATCCAGGAGCTGGAGACCATCGAGCTGCAGCGGGAGGCCGTGGCCAAGGACCTCAGCCAGGGACGCGCACACTCCCAGCAGCTGGACACCGAGGAGCTACA gtaCCAGAAAGAGTACTGTGAGTTCAAGCGGCAACAGCTTGAGCTGGACGATGAGCTGAAGAGTGTTGATAACCAGATGCGTTACTGCCAGATCCAGCTGGACCGCCTGAAGAAGACCAACGTCTTTAACGCCACCTTCCACATCTG gcATAGTGGGCAATTTGGGACCATAAATAACTTCCGTTTGGGCCGTCTGCCGAGTGTTCCGGTCGAGTGGAATGAGATCAATGCTGCCTGGGGTCAAACTGTCCTGCTGCTCCACGCCCTGGCCAACAAGATGGGGCTACGCTTCCagag GTACCGCCTGGTGCCATACGGAAACCACTCCTACCTGGAGTCCCTCACGGACAAGTCTAAG GAGCTGCCGCTGTATTGCTCTGGGGGCCTGCGCTTCTTCTGGGATAATAAGTTTGACCACGCCATGGTGGCCTTCCTGGACTGTGTGCAGCAGTttaaagaggaggtggagagaggggacACCGGCTTCTGCTTACCATACAG gaTGGACGTGGAGAAGGGGAAGATCGAGGACACGGGCGGGAGTGGCGGTTCCTACTCCATTAAGACCCAGTTCAACTCGGAGGAGCAGTGGACCAAAGCACTCAAGTTCATGCTCACCAACCTCAAGTGGGGGCTCGCCTGGGTGTCCTCTCAGTTCTACAACCGCTAG